The Pseudomonas orientalis genome contains a region encoding:
- a CDS encoding FAD-binding oxidoreductase has product MTHPALIDELKTLVEPGKVLTDADSLEAYGKDWTKHFAPAPCAIVFPKTTEQVQAIVRWANSHKVALVPSGGRTGLSAAAVAANGEVVVSFDYMNQILDVNLTDRTAKCQPGVVTKQLQNVAEEHGLYYPVDFASSGSSQIGGNIGTNAGGIKVIRYGMTRNWVAGMKVVTGKGDVLELNRDLIKNATGYDMRQLFIGAEGTLGFVVEATMRLDRAPKNLTAMVLGTTDFDSIMPVLHAFQGKLDLTAFEFFSDKALAKVLGRGDVPAPFDTECPFYALLEFEATTEEVANHALETFEHCVEQGWVLDGVMSQSETQLHNLWKLREYISETISHWTPYKNDISVTVSKVPAFLSEIDAIVGEHYPDFEIVWFGHIGDGNLHLNILKPETLSKDEFFAKCATVNKWVFETVAKYNGSISAEHGVGMTKRDYLTYSRSPVEIEYMKAVKAVFDPNGIMNPGKIFAV; this is encoded by the coding sequence ATGACCCATCCTGCCCTGATTGATGAGCTGAAGACCCTGGTTGAGCCCGGCAAAGTGCTGACCGACGCCGACTCCCTGGAGGCTTACGGCAAGGATTGGACCAAGCACTTCGCGCCCGCGCCGTGCGCCATCGTGTTCCCCAAGACCACCGAACAGGTGCAGGCCATCGTCCGTTGGGCCAATAGCCACAAGGTGGCGCTGGTGCCGTCCGGCGGACGTACCGGCCTGTCGGCGGCGGCTGTTGCGGCCAATGGCGAAGTAGTGGTGTCGTTCGACTACATGAACCAGATTCTCGACGTGAACCTCACCGACCGCACCGCCAAGTGCCAGCCGGGCGTGGTCACCAAGCAGTTGCAGAACGTCGCTGAAGAACACGGCCTGTACTACCCGGTGGATTTCGCATCGTCCGGTTCCAGCCAGATTGGCGGCAATATCGGCACCAATGCCGGCGGGATCAAGGTGATTCGCTACGGCATGACGCGCAACTGGGTAGCCGGGATGAAAGTGGTCACCGGCAAGGGCGATGTGCTGGAACTGAACCGCGACCTGATCAAGAACGCCACCGGCTACGACATGCGCCAGCTGTTCATCGGCGCCGAAGGCACCCTGGGCTTTGTGGTGGAAGCCACCATGCGCCTGGACCGTGCGCCGAAAAACCTCACGGCCATGGTGCTTGGCACCACCGACTTCGACTCGATCATGCCGGTACTGCATGCCTTCCAGGGCAAGCTCGACCTGACCGCGTTCGAATTCTTTTCCGACAAGGCCCTGGCCAAGGTCCTCGGCCGTGGCGATGTGCCGGCGCCGTTCGACACCGAATGCCCGTTCTACGCACTGCTGGAATTCGAAGCCACCACCGAAGAAGTCGCCAATCACGCCCTGGAAACCTTTGAGCACTGCGTCGAGCAGGGCTGGGTGCTGGACGGCGTGATGAGCCAGAGCGAAACCCAGCTGCATAACCTGTGGAAACTGCGCGAGTACATCTCCGAGACGATTTCCCACTGGACACCGTACAAGAACGATATCTCGGTCACCGTTTCCAAGGTGCCGGCGTTCCTCAGCGAAATTGACGCAATTGTCGGCGAACATTACCCGGATTTCGAAATCGTGTGGTTCGGTCACATTGGCGACGGTAACCTGCACCTGAACATCCTCAAGCCGGAAACCCTGAGCAAGGACGAGTTCTTCGCCAAGTGCGCCACCGTGAACAAGTGGGTGTTCGAGACCGTCGCCAAGTACAACGGCTCGATCTCCGCCGAACACGGCGTGGGCATGACCAAGCGCGATTACCTGACCTACAGCCGCTCGCCGGTTGAAATCGAATACATGAAAGCAGTGAAAGCCGTGTTCGACCCCAACGGGATCATGAACCCTGGCAAGATCTTCGCTGTTTAA
- the serA gene encoding phosphoglycerate dehydrogenase: protein MSKTSLDKSKIKFLLLEGVHPSAVDVLKAAGYTSIEYITSSLPEAQLKEKIADAHFIGIRSRTQLTEEIFDHAKKLVAVGCFCIGTNQVDLNAARERGIAVFNAPYSNTRSVAELVLAEAILLLRGIPEKNASCHRGGWIKSAANSFEIRGKKLGIVGYGSIGTQLSVLAEGLGMQVFFYDTLTKLPLGNATQVSSLTELLGMSDIVTLHVPETAETQWMIGEKEIRAIKKGGILINAARGTVVELDALADAIKDKHLIGAAIDVFPVEPRSNDDIFESPLRGLDNVILTPHIGGSTAEAQANIGLEVSEKLVKYSDNGTSVSSVNFPEVALPAHPGKHRLLHIHQNIPGVMMEINKVFAENGINISGQFLQTNEKVGYVVIDVDAEYSDLAQEKLQHINGTIRSRVLF from the coding sequence ATGAGCAAGACTTCTCTCGATAAGAGCAAGATCAAGTTCCTTCTTCTGGAAGGCGTCCACCCATCGGCTGTCGACGTTCTGAAAGCCGCCGGGTACACCAGCATTGAGTACATCACCAGTTCTCTGCCGGAAGCCCAGCTCAAGGAAAAGATCGCCGACGCGCACTTTATCGGCATTCGCTCCCGCACTCAGCTGACCGAAGAGATCTTCGACCACGCCAAGAAACTCGTGGCCGTCGGCTGTTTCTGCATCGGCACCAACCAGGTCGACCTCAACGCGGCGCGCGAGCGCGGTATCGCGGTGTTCAACGCACCCTACTCCAACACCCGTTCCGTTGCGGAGCTGGTGCTGGCCGAGGCCATCCTGCTGCTGCGCGGTATCCCCGAGAAGAACGCTTCCTGCCACCGTGGCGGCTGGATCAAGAGCGCGGCCAATTCCTTCGAAATTCGCGGCAAGAAGCTGGGGATCGTCGGTTACGGTTCGATCGGCACACAGCTGTCGGTACTGGCTGAAGGCTTAGGGATGCAGGTGTTCTTCTACGACACCCTGACCAAGCTGCCGCTGGGCAACGCCACGCAAGTGTCGAGCCTGACCGAGCTGCTGGGCATGTCCGACATCGTCACCCTGCACGTTCCGGAAACCGCCGAGACCCAGTGGATGATCGGCGAGAAGGAAATCCGTGCGATCAAGAAAGGCGGGATCCTGATCAACGCCGCACGCGGCACCGTGGTCGAGCTGGACGCCCTGGCCGACGCGATCAAGGACAAGCACCTGATCGGCGCCGCCATCGACGTGTTCCCGGTGGAGCCACGCTCCAACGATGACATCTTCGAAAGCCCGCTGCGCGGCCTGGACAACGTGATCCTGACCCCGCACATCGGCGGCTCCACCGCTGAAGCCCAGGCCAACATCGGCCTGGAAGTCTCGGAAAAGCTGGTCAAGTACAGCGACAACGGTACCTCGGTATCGTCGGTCAACTTCCCGGAAGTGGCCTTGCCGGCTCACCCTGGCAAGCACCGTCTGCTGCACATCCACCAGAACATTCCGGGTGTGATGATGGAGATCAACAAGGTCTTCGCGGAAAACGGCATCAACATCTCCGGCCAGTTCCTGCAGACCAACGAGAAGGTCGGCTACGTGGTAATCGACGTCGACGCCGAGTACTCGGACCTGGCGCAAGAGAAGCTGCAGCACATCAACGGCACGATTCGTAGCCGCGTGTTGTTCTAA
- a CDS encoding DUF4399 domain-containing protein, protein MKALLSRATLASLLLGASMLATAADGIPRSAPPEGAKVFIVSPKDGATVDKTFTVKFGMEGLKLAPATDQTPGTGHHHLLIDQKELPDAKLPIPATDTVIHYGKAQTETELTLTPGKHTLQLVAGDKLHMQFNPTVASKVITVNVK, encoded by the coding sequence ATGAAAGCCCTTTTGTCCCGTGCAACCCTGGCCAGCCTGTTGCTGGGTGCTTCGATGTTGGCGACCGCCGCTGACGGTATCCCGCGTAGCGCTCCACCTGAAGGTGCCAAGGTGTTTATCGTTTCGCCGAAAGACGGCGCCACCGTCGATAAAACCTTTACCGTGAAATTCGGCATGGAAGGCCTGAAACTGGCCCCGGCCACCGATCAGACGCCCGGCACCGGCCATCACCACCTTCTGATCGACCAGAAAGAACTGCCGGATGCAAAACTGCCGATCCCGGCCACCGACACCGTGATCCATTACGGCAAGGCCCAGACCGAGACCGAATTGACCCTGACCCCCGGCAAGCACACCTTGCAACTGGTGGCCGGCGACAAGCTGCACATGCAGTTCAACCCGACGGTTGCCTCCAAAGTCATCACGGTTAACGTCAAGTAA
- a CDS encoding transporter substrate-binding domain-containing protein yields the protein MRFSPGLLLLLPLLSPWAHAELIDDVNDRGELRIALEANTPPFNFKEGDKLTGFEVELGEQLAKEMDVRSSFITTDDADLLNGVATGKYDVAINHIAMTAELKDRFDFSAAYNDKPELAIPFQKGNPAFKSSLDGALKRVKDDGRLKALEEKWLDGDTR from the coding sequence ATGCGCTTCTCGCCTGGCCTGTTACTGTTGCTTCCCCTTCTGAGCCCCTGGGCTCACGCCGAGCTGATCGACGACGTCAACGATCGCGGTGAACTGCGCATCGCCCTCGAAGCCAATACCCCGCCCTTCAATTTCAAGGAAGGCGACAAACTCACCGGCTTTGAAGTGGAGCTGGGTGAGCAACTGGCCAAGGAAATGGACGTTCGCTCCTCGTTTATCACCACCGATGATGCCGACCTGCTGAACGGCGTGGCGACCGGCAAATACGACGTGGCAATCAACCATATCGCTATGACTGCCGAGCTGAAGGATCGTTTCGATTTCAGCGCCGCGTATAACGACAAACCTGAACTGGCGATTCCGTTTCAGAAGGGCAACCCTGCGTTCAAGAGCAGCCTGGACGGGGCGTTGAAACGGGTGAAGGACGATGGTCGGCTAAAGGCGCTGGAAGAGAAGTGGCTCGACGGGGATACGCGATAA
- a CDS encoding 2OG-Fe(II) oxygenase, whose protein sequence is MRAMQIPLDHPLLQRIVDDLAEKGWSQQNAFLPQALTLELAAECRKRAAEGELAPAAVGRGPAQEIREGIRGDHIQWLEEGDAAVCDTYMAVMDSLRLAMNRGLFLGLEDFESHFAMYPPGAFYLKHLDRFRDDDRRMVSAVIYLNDAWLPEHGGQLRMYLKGGIEHDVLPAGGSLVVFLSGEVPHEVLPATRERLSLTGWFRRRGNEPF, encoded by the coding sequence ATGCGCGCCATGCAAATACCCCTCGATCACCCGCTGCTGCAACGCATTGTCGACGACCTGGCCGAAAAAGGCTGGTCGCAGCAGAACGCCTTCCTGCCCCAGGCTCTGACCCTGGAGCTGGCGGCCGAGTGCCGTAAACGTGCGGCCGAAGGTGAACTGGCCCCGGCGGCCGTGGGGCGCGGGCCGGCCCAGGAAATTCGCGAGGGGATTCGCGGCGATCATATCCAATGGCTGGAAGAGGGCGACGCCGCCGTCTGCGACACCTACATGGCCGTGATGGACAGCCTGCGCCTGGCGATGAACCGTGGCCTGTTCCTCGGCCTGGAAGACTTCGAAAGCCACTTCGCGATGTACCCGCCCGGGGCGTTCTACCTCAAGCACCTGGACCGTTTTCGCGACGATGACCGGCGCATGGTCTCGGCGGTGATCTATTTGAATGACGCCTGGCTGCCCGAGCACGGCGGTCAGTTGCGCATGTACCTCAAGGGCGGCATCGAACATGACGTGCTGCCCGCCGGTGGCAGCCTGGTGGTGTTCCTGTCGGGCGAGGTGCCCCACGAAGTCCTGCCCGCCACGCGCGAACGCCTGTCCCTGACCGGCTGGTTTCGTAGGCGCGGCAACGAGCCGTTCTGA
- a CDS encoding DUF2059 domain-containing protein gives MRRLFFSLLMFCVLPAWADGHDQLYKVAGWAEQRAHFNDALTAAQQRYRNSLPPAVYQALVDNSSKRFAAQAMDQRAEAQLRKHLADPKPALAFFQSPLGRKIVAAELLATRRDQLAKNAQGLPKIQADATRSLIIGHLAQALPAREAGAEVSLAIAGVAADSLSQMIPGLLGGGQAQGMLNGQRERLMQQIDKDLNNTLLYVYRDLSDPELEEFATFAESPEGKAYYQAALAAIRAGLAVGQSTSSLAQ, from the coding sequence ATGCGTCGTTTGTTTTTTTCCTTGCTGATGTTCTGCGTTTTACCCGCCTGGGCAGACGGCCATGACCAGTTGTACAAAGTCGCCGGCTGGGCCGAACAACGTGCGCACTTCAACGACGCCCTCACTGCCGCACAGCAGCGCTACCGCAACAGCCTGCCGCCGGCGGTGTACCAGGCGCTGGTGGACAACAGCAGCAAACGCTTCGCGGCCCAGGCCATGGACCAGCGTGCTGAAGCGCAATTGCGCAAGCACCTGGCGGACCCGAAACCGGCCCTCGCGTTTTTCCAATCCCCCCTGGGCCGCAAGATTGTCGCCGCCGAGCTGCTCGCCACGCGTCGCGACCAATTGGCGAAAAACGCCCAGGGCCTGCCGAAAATCCAGGCCGACGCTACCCGCAGCCTGATCATCGGCCACCTGGCCCAGGCCCTGCCCGCGCGTGAAGCGGGCGCCGAAGTCAGCCTGGCGATTGCCGGCGTGGCGGCGGACAGCTTGAGCCAGATGATCCCCGGCCTGCTGGGCGGCGGTCAGGCCCAGGGCATGTTGAATGGGCAGCGTGAGCGCTTGATGCAGCAGATCGACAAGGATCTGAATAACACGCTGCTGTACGTCTATCGGGATTTGTCTGACCCGGAGCTGGAAGAGTTCGCGACGTTTGCCGAATCGCCGGAGGGTAAGGCGTATTACCAGGCGGCGCTGGCGGCCATCCGTGCGGGATTGGCTGTCGGCCAGAGCACCTCAAGCCTGGCGCAGTAA
- a CDS encoding alpha/beta hydrolase has translation MPVTFDPDHLRESLQPLMHAQPLSAEARVYQRFYGLDLPARKAVSRLGRMEVAGFEVVAQVWWPSAPVATMFMFHGFYDHMGLYRHAVDWALEQGFVVIACDLPGHGLSSGIRASIDDFAVYQHVVQALFAEAAALQLPQPWHLFGQSTGGAIVIDHLLNHGDESPAQGKTFLLSPLVRPRAWGWSQLSYYLLRPFVKGIARRFSDNSNDPAFRPFLEADPLQPRQLPTAWVGALACWIKRIEAAPRSARRPVIVQGEEDMTVDWQHNLRVLQDKFDRPEVLMLKRGRHHLANEIPEIREEYFNFLTQQLK, from the coding sequence ATGCCCGTCACCTTTGACCCTGATCATCTGCGCGAAAGCTTGCAGCCCCTGATGCATGCGCAGCCGCTGTCAGCCGAGGCGCGGGTATACCAGCGGTTCTACGGGTTGGACCTGCCGGCCCGCAAGGCCGTGAGCCGCCTGGGGCGTATGGAGGTGGCCGGGTTCGAGGTGGTTGCGCAGGTGTGGTGGCCTTCGGCGCCGGTGGCAACGATGTTCATGTTCCACGGCTTCTACGACCACATGGGGCTGTATCGCCATGCCGTGGACTGGGCGTTGGAGCAGGGTTTTGTGGTGATCGCCTGCGACCTGCCGGGCCATGGCTTGTCCAGCGGCATACGGGCCAGCATCGATGATTTTGCGGTGTACCAGCACGTGGTGCAGGCCTTGTTCGCCGAAGCCGCGGCGTTGCAACTGCCGCAGCCCTGGCACCTGTTCGGGCAAAGCACCGGTGGCGCAATCGTGATTGACCACCTGCTCAACCACGGCGACGAAAGCCCGGCCCAGGGCAAGACGTTTCTACTCTCGCCCCTGGTACGTCCGCGAGCCTGGGGTTGGTCGCAGCTCAGCTATTACCTGTTGCGCCCGTTCGTCAAAGGCATCGCGCGACGTTTCAGCGATAACTCCAACGACCCGGCATTCAGGCCTTTTCTCGAAGCCGACCCGTTGCAGCCGCGCCAACTGCCCACCGCCTGGGTGGGGGCGCTGGCGTGCTGGATCAAACGCATCGAAGCCGCACCCCGCAGCGCTCGGCGGCCAGTGATCGTGCAGGGTGAGGAGGATATGACGGTGGATTGGCAGCACAATCTACGTGTGTTGCAGGACAAGTTCGATCGGCCTGAGGTGTTGATGCTCAAGCGCGGCCGGCATCATTTGGCCAATGAGATTCCCGAGATTCGCGAGGAGTACTTCAATTTTCTTACGCAGCAACTGAAGTAA
- a CDS encoding DUF6436 domain-containing protein, translating into MRQPYRTALFASLVLIICAGVLWAAYDWFQGRYLRAFSEHTAVLSGDALQLPAALSGPGPIRLVHFWDPACPCNVGNQQHLGELIEHYAPQGVEFYALQKAGSHGALPDNLRRMKTLEALPGADQVPASPAVGIWDRTGKLAYFGPYSEGLTCNAGNSFIEPILKALQAGREINATHTLAVGCYCSWPGQP; encoded by the coding sequence ATGCGACAACCCTACCGCACTGCCCTGTTCGCCAGCCTGGTGCTGATTATCTGCGCCGGCGTGCTGTGGGCCGCGTATGACTGGTTCCAGGGCCGTTACCTGCGCGCCTTCAGCGAGCACACGGCGGTATTATCCGGCGATGCGCTGCAACTGCCCGCCGCACTCAGCGGCCCTGGCCCGATTCGCCTGGTGCACTTCTGGGACCCGGCCTGCCCGTGCAATGTCGGTAACCAGCAACACCTGGGTGAGCTGATCGAGCACTACGCACCGCAAGGCGTCGAGTTCTATGCCCTGCAAAAAGCCGGCAGCCACGGCGCCCTGCCGGACAACCTGCGCCGAATGAAAACCCTCGAGGCCCTTCCCGGCGCCGACCAGGTACCGGCCAGCCCGGCCGTGGGCATTTGGGACCGTACGGGCAAGCTCGCGTATTTCGGCCCGTACAGCGAAGGGTTGACCTGCAATGCCGGCAACAGCTTTATCGAGCCGATCCTCAAGGCCCTGCAAGCCGGGCGCGAAATCAACGCCACGCACACCCTGGCGGTGGGCTGCTATTGTTCGTGGCCTGGGCAACCGTAG
- a CDS encoding penicillin acylase family protein, translating into MKRVLQALVVLIVLAALGAGGYLYSKQPGRQGTVTLAHLQGSVTVRYDDRGVPHIRAENEADLYRALGYVHAQDRLFQMEIMRRLARGELAEVLGPKLLETDKLFRSLRIRERALSYVEHMNPDSDAWKALHAYLDGINQYQASHASPIEFDVLGIPKRPFTAEDSISVAGYMAYSFAAAFRTEPVMTYVRDQLGSDYLKVFDLDWQPKGALNLAAADWNTLGALARLSEQALADNGLPQLEGSNAWAISGNRTKSGKPLLAGDPHIRFSVPSVWYEAQLSAPGFELYGYHNALVPVAFLGHNLDFGWSLTMFQNDDLDLIAEKVNPANPNQVWYHGEWVDMSSSEQQIQVKGQAPVTLVLRRSPHGPIVNDVLGEQAGATPIAMWWAFLDTENPILEGFYQLNRADTLAKARAAAAKVSAPGLNIVWANAKGDIGWWAAAQLPIRPAGVNPGFILDGSTAQADKLGFYPFSANPQEENPARGYVVSANAQPASPSGMEIPGYYNLADRGQQLNAQLSDNRVKWDVNNSQALQLGTTTAFGPRLLAPLLPVLREVVTDPAQLKLVEQLASWTGDYPLDSTSATLFNQLLFNLADATFHPKLGDALFKTLLGTRVIDAALPRLAATADSPWWNGTRADTVKRAWDNSLAHLKATFGDDPSQWQWGKAHTLTHGHPLGMQKPLDKLFNVGPFAAPGSHEVPNNQTAMIGPAPWPVTYGPSTRRLIDFADAAHALTINPVGQSGVPFDAHYSDQAQTYIEGGYEQAHFSEEEITANTRGTLKLLPAR; encoded by the coding sequence ATGAAGCGTGTCTTGCAGGCTCTCGTGGTGCTGATTGTGCTGGCCGCCCTTGGCGCCGGCGGCTACCTCTACAGCAAGCAACCCGGCCGCCAGGGCACGGTCACGCTGGCGCACCTGCAAGGCTCGGTCACCGTGCGCTACGACGACCGTGGCGTGCCGCATATCCGCGCCGAGAACGAAGCCGACCTGTACCGCGCGCTGGGCTATGTGCATGCCCAGGACCGGTTGTTCCAGATGGAAATCATGCGCCGCCTGGCCCGTGGCGAACTGGCCGAAGTGCTGGGTCCCAAGCTGCTGGAGACCGACAAGCTGTTTCGCAGCCTGCGCATTCGCGAGCGTGCCCTGAGCTACGTCGAGCACATGAACCCTGACTCGGACGCCTGGAAGGCCCTGCACGCCTATCTGGACGGGATCAATCAATACCAGGCCAGCCACGCCAGCCCAATAGAGTTCGACGTACTGGGCATTCCCAAGCGGCCCTTCACCGCCGAGGACTCCATCAGTGTCGCCGGGTATATGGCCTACAGCTTCGCCGCAGCCTTTCGTACCGAACCGGTGATGACTTACGTGCGCGACCAATTGGGCAGCGACTACCTCAAGGTGTTCGACCTGGACTGGCAACCCAAAGGCGCACTCAACCTGGCGGCCGCCGATTGGAACACCCTCGGCGCCCTCGCCCGCCTGAGCGAGCAGGCCCTGGCCGACAACGGCTTGCCGCAACTGGAAGGCAGCAATGCCTGGGCCATCAGCGGCAACCGTACCAAAAGCGGCAAACCGTTATTGGCCGGCGATCCGCATATTCGCTTTTCGGTGCCGTCGGTGTGGTACGAGGCGCAGCTGTCGGCGCCGGGCTTTGAGTTGTATGGCTATCACAACGCGCTGGTGCCAGTGGCATTCCTGGGCCACAACCTGGATTTCGGCTGGAGCCTGACCATGTTCCAGAACGACGACCTCGACCTGATCGCCGAGAAGGTCAACCCGGCCAACCCCAACCAGGTCTGGTACCACGGCGAGTGGGTGGACATGAGCAGCAGCGAACAGCAAATCCAGGTCAAGGGCCAGGCCCCGGTCACGCTCGTCCTGCGCCGCTCGCCCCACGGCCCGATCGTCAATGACGTGCTCGGTGAACAGGCCGGTGCCACGCCGATTGCCATGTGGTGGGCGTTCCTCGACACCGAGAACCCGATCCTCGAAGGCTTCTACCAGCTCAACCGCGCCGACACCCTGGCCAAGGCACGCGCAGCGGCGGCCAAGGTATCGGCGCCGGGCCTGAACATCGTGTGGGCCAATGCCAAAGGCGATATCGGCTGGTGGGCGGCGGCGCAGTTGCCGATACGCCCGGCCGGCGTCAACCCGGGGTTCATCCTTGACGGCAGTACCGCCCAGGCCGATAAATTGGGCTTCTACCCGTTCAGCGCCAACCCTCAGGAGGAAAACCCGGCGCGCGGCTATGTGGTCTCCGCCAATGCCCAGCCGGCATCGCCCAGCGGCATGGAAATCCCCGGCTATTACAACCTCGCCGACCGTGGCCAGCAGTTGAATGCGCAGTTGAGCGACAACCGCGTGAAATGGGATGTGAACAATAGCCAGGCCCTGCAACTGGGCACCACCACCGCCTTTGGCCCGCGACTGCTGGCGCCGTTGTTGCCGGTGTTGCGCGAGGTGGTCACAGACCCGGCGCAGTTGAAGCTGGTGGAGCAACTGGCAAGCTGGACAGGCGACTACCCACTGGATTCCACCAGTGCCACCCTGTTCAACCAGTTGCTGTTCAACCTTGCCGATGCGACCTTCCACCCGAAACTGGGCGACGCCCTGTTCAAAACGCTGCTCGGCACCCGCGTGATCGACGCCGCCCTGCCCCGCCTGGCCGCCACCGCGGATTCGCCCTGGTGGAATGGCACGCGGGCCGACACGGTCAAGCGGGCCTGGGACAACAGCCTGGCGCATCTGAAAGCCACCTTCGGCGATGACCCGTCCCAGTGGCAGTGGGGCAAAGCGCACACCCTGACCCACGGCCACCCGCTGGGCATGCAAAAGCCATTGGACAAACTCTTCAACGTTGGCCCCTTCGCGGCACCGGGCAGCCACGAAGTGCCGAACAACCAGACCGCCATGATCGGCCCGGCACCCTGGCCGGTGACCTACGGCCCTTCGACCCGCCGCCTGATCGACTTCGCCGACGCCGCCCATGCCCTGACCATCAACCCGGTGGGTCAAAGCGGCGTGCCGTTTGATGCGCACTACAGCGACCAGGCACAAACCTATATCGAAGGCGGGTACGAGCAGGCGCATTTCAGTGAAGAAGAAATCACGGCGAATACCCGTGGCACCTTGAAACTGTTGCCTGCCAGATAA
- a CDS encoding GlxA family transcriptional regulator, which translates to MSKTVAILIFPGVQSLDVSGPMDVFCEANRFLAPEEHYRLEVIGLGHGTMACSNGLSLQAHKHYSEALQPYDLLLVTGGPQLPFEDFGHRFDEWLRGAASRAQRFGSICNGAFTLARAGLLDGKTVTTHWNDAANLARLCPSAQVEADRLYVQDGNLYTSAGVTAGIDLSLYLLAQDHGPEVALSVAKRLVVFTQRSGGQSQFSPFLTPHAEATSAVALVQLYVLANLTGDLSIADLARAANMSARNFSRVFAREARITPAEFVERARVDAARVMLESTHAPLKTVAYQCGFRDAQHMRSVFNRRLGVTPQQFRLNFAVNVGGGLPPMAECQPKIS; encoded by the coding sequence ATGAGCAAAACCGTCGCCATCCTGATCTTCCCCGGCGTCCAGTCACTGGATGTGAGCGGGCCGATGGATGTGTTCTGCGAGGCCAACCGCTTCCTGGCGCCTGAAGAGCACTACCGCCTGGAAGTCATTGGCCTCGGCCACGGCACTATGGCGTGCTCGAACGGTTTGTCCTTGCAGGCGCACAAGCACTACAGCGAAGCCTTGCAGCCCTACGACCTGTTGCTGGTAACCGGCGGCCCGCAACTGCCCTTCGAGGATTTCGGCCACCGGTTTGATGAGTGGCTGCGCGGTGCCGCTTCCAGGGCACAACGTTTCGGCTCGATCTGCAACGGCGCGTTCACGCTGGCCCGCGCCGGTCTGCTGGACGGTAAAACCGTCACTACCCACTGGAATGACGCCGCCAACCTGGCCCGGTTGTGTCCCTCGGCTCAGGTCGAAGCCGACCGCCTCTACGTGCAGGACGGCAACCTCTACACCTCTGCCGGGGTTACGGCGGGGATCGACCTGTCGCTGTACCTGCTGGCCCAGGACCATGGCCCGGAAGTCGCATTGAGCGTGGCCAAGCGCCTGGTCGTGTTTACCCAGCGTTCGGGCGGCCAGTCGCAGTTCAGCCCGTTCCTCACGCCCCATGCCGAAGCCACCTCGGCGGTGGCGCTGGTGCAGTTGTACGTGCTGGCGAACCTGACCGGGGATTTGAGCATTGCCGACCTGGCCAGGGCGGCCAATATGAGCGCGCGCAATTTCTCCCGGGTGTTCGCCCGTGAAGCGCGGATCACGCCGGCGGAATTTGTCGAGAGGGCACGCGTGGACGCGGCGCGGGTGATGCTTGAAAGCACTCATGCGCCGCTCAAGACCGTGGCCTATCAATGCGGGTTTCGCGATGCCCAGCACATGCGCAGTGTGTTCAACCGTCGGCTGGGCGTGACGCCGCAGCAGTTCAGGCTCAACTTTGCCGTAAATGTGGGAGGGGGCTTGCCCCCGATGGCGGAGTGTCAGCCAAAGATTAGCTGA
- a CDS encoding HD domain-containing protein encodes MNTTIAGIKIPDSALARATTEYIRDIESDLLYHHSRRVFLFGALSGERKQLAYNPELLYVGAMFHDLGLVEGHRSDHERFEVDGANAAAAFLKPYGLSDDDIEQVWLSIALHTTPGVPQHLRPTVALVTAGVEMDVLGMDYAAFSTVQREAVVHAHPRGEGFKECIICAFADGLRHRPQTTFGNVKTDVLVDQEPGFRPMNFVEVIRQSPWSA; translated from the coding sequence ATGAACACCACCATCGCCGGCATCAAAATCCCCGACAGCGCCCTGGCCAGGGCCACCACCGAGTACATCCGCGACATTGAGTCAGACCTGCTCTACCACCACTCCCGTCGGGTGTTCCTGTTCGGCGCCTTGAGCGGTGAGCGCAAGCAACTGGCCTACAACCCGGAGCTGCTGTACGTCGGCGCGATGTTCCACGACCTCGGCCTGGTGGAGGGTCATCGCAGTGACCATGAACGTTTCGAAGTGGACGGCGCCAACGCGGCGGCCGCCTTTCTCAAGCCGTATGGGCTGAGCGACGACGATATCGAACAGGTGTGGCTGTCCATCGCCCTGCACACCACGCCGGGCGTACCGCAGCATCTGCGCCCTACCGTGGCGCTGGTGACTGCCGGGGTGGAGATGGACGTGCTGGGCATGGACTACGCCGCATTCAGCACCGTGCAGCGCGAAGCGGTGGTGCATGCGCATCCACGCGGTGAGGGGTTCAAGGAATGCATCATCTGCGCGTTCGCCGACGGCTTGCGCCATCGTCCGCAGACCACGTTTGGCAACGTGAAGACCGATGTGCTGGTGGATCAGGAGCCGGGGTTCAGGCCGATGAACTTTGTCGAGGTGATTCGCCAGTCGCCGTGGTCAGCTTAA